In Stieleria varia, one genomic interval encodes:
- a CDS encoding cation:dicarboxylate symporter family transporter yields the protein MPDDDTHPSVPVRFGRLSRWLLRMDVSIQILIALILGILCGLFFGELCGRLSIVGDVFIGLLRMTVLPYIAITLIASLGKLTLSNSRRLAIVGVSVLTGLWTICLITIWLLAASFPDIQSGSFFSTAMIQSTPKPDLMSYFVPSNIFQSLAGNHVPAIVVFSIFCGVALARTDRRGVLLEQLDVAAGALMGVSRFVTRLAPIGIFAIAASTAGTVSLAEISRLQAYLVAYIAGSLFLGFIVLPGLVVAVTPLTYRQVLFVVKEPMLTAFATGKLIVVLPMLIENTERLFKRDDLISGEVESPAVDALYGTAYPFPHIGKLLSLLFIPFAAWFLGVPFRSSDYPGFLGSGLFAFFGGPVVAIPFLLDQMHLPHDMFQLYLVSGVVGERFGDAVGVMHLAAFTMISVFAFNGRLRINLAKGIRYVLATAVIGGMFLGGVQFFLYGVVQESPPRAEIIERMQLLHEAVESKVILVPTPNPDPLLDGERLMDRIRRRGVLRVGYNEDKVPFAFFNARGTLVGYDVEMAHALAKDIAVKLEFVRFERSTLVEQLKADHFDVVMSGLVGTLERAQAMQHTESYLDVNLALAVPDFRVHEFKTLKAIREHGDLTIGLVDLSRGFVERLKAALPDVTIVEIGNNLEFFQGQHPELDALLISAESGSAFTLMHPEYEVVIPRDVNVQLPLFYVIGNNDAKMRDFLEHWIELRRKDGTAQEFYDHWVLGKTAEASTPRWSVIRDYLHWIE from the coding sequence TTGCCTGACGATGATACACACCCGAGCGTCCCCGTCAGATTTGGGCGATTGTCGCGGTGGCTCTTGCGAATGGATGTCTCCATTCAAATTCTGATTGCCTTAATCCTGGGCATTCTCTGTGGTTTGTTCTTTGGTGAACTTTGCGGACGTCTATCGATCGTCGGAGACGTGTTCATCGGTCTGTTGCGGATGACGGTGTTGCCGTATATCGCGATCACGTTGATTGCCAGTCTTGGGAAACTGACGCTCAGCAATAGTCGCAGGCTGGCCATCGTGGGCGTGAGCGTGCTGACCGGACTGTGGACGATCTGTCTGATCACGATCTGGCTTTTGGCCGCTTCGTTTCCAGACATCCAGTCGGGCTCTTTTTTCAGCACGGCGATGATCCAGTCCACGCCGAAACCGGACCTGATGTCGTATTTCGTTCCGTCCAACATCTTTCAGTCACTTGCCGGCAACCATGTCCCTGCGATCGTCGTCTTTAGCATCTTTTGCGGCGTTGCATTGGCGAGAACCGATCGCCGAGGTGTGCTGTTGGAACAGTTGGACGTTGCCGCCGGAGCGTTGATGGGAGTCAGCAGGTTTGTGACCCGTTTGGCGCCGATCGGAATCTTTGCCATTGCGGCCAGCACCGCGGGGACGGTTTCACTGGCAGAAATCAGTCGGCTGCAAGCCTATCTGGTTGCGTACATCGCCGGCTCATTGTTTCTGGGATTCATCGTTTTGCCCGGGTTGGTGGTCGCAGTAACACCGCTGACGTATCGACAGGTCTTGTTCGTCGTCAAAGAACCGATGTTGACCGCGTTTGCGACCGGCAAGCTGATCGTGGTGTTGCCGATGTTGATCGAGAACACTGAACGCCTTTTCAAACGAGACGATCTGATCTCTGGCGAAGTCGAATCGCCCGCGGTCGATGCGTTGTACGGAACGGCGTATCCCTTTCCCCACATCGGCAAACTTCTGAGTCTGCTATTCATCCCTTTTGCGGCTTGGTTCTTGGGTGTGCCGTTTCGTTCGTCGGACTATCCGGGTTTTCTAGGGTCAGGCCTGTTTGCATTCTTTGGTGGTCCGGTCGTAGCGATCCCTTTTCTGTTGGACCAGATGCACCTGCCTCATGACATGTTCCAGCTCTATTTGGTATCTGGAGTGGTCGGAGAACGATTCGGTGACGCAGTCGGAGTCATGCACTTGGCTGCCTTTACCATGATCTCGGTATTCGCCTTCAACGGCAGGCTGAGAATCAACTTGGCCAAAGGCATCCGATATGTTCTGGCGACGGCGGTCATCGGAGGAATGTTCTTGGGTGGCGTACAGTTTTTTCTCTATGGTGTGGTCCAAGAATCGCCGCCGCGGGCCGAGATCATCGAACGCATGCAACTGCTCCATGAAGCGGTCGAAAGCAAGGTGATCCTGGTGCCTACCCCTAACCCCGATCCACTATTGGACGGCGAGCGGTTGATGGACAGGATTCGGCGACGCGGCGTCTTGCGTGTGGGATACAACGAAGACAAGGTTCCCTTCGCGTTTTTCAACGCCCGAGGAACCCTGGTCGGCTATGACGTCGAGATGGCCCATGCGTTGGCGAAAGACATTGCGGTGAAGCTTGAATTTGTTCGATTTGAACGTTCGACTTTGGTCGAGCAACTCAAAGCGGATCACTTTGACGTCGTCATGTCCGGATTGGTGGGCACCTTGGAACGGGCTCAAGCGATGCAGCACACCGAAAGCTACCTGGATGTCAACCTTGCGCTTGCGGTTCCCGATTTCCGAGTCCACGAGTTCAAGACGCTCAAAGCGATACGTGAGCACGGAGATCTGACCATCGGGCTGGTGGACCTGAGCCGCGGATTTGTGGAACGCTTGAAAGCCGCATTGCCGGACGTCACGATTGTCGAGATCGGCAACAACCTAGAGTTTTTTCAGGGTCAACATCCCGAGTTGGACGCGTTGCTGATCAGCGCGGAGAGCGGTTCCGCATTCACATTGATGCATCCCGAGTACGAAGTGGTCATTCCCAGAGACGTCAACGTTCAACTGCCGCTTTTTTATGTCATCGGAAACAACGACGCCAAAATGAGGGACTTCTTGGAGCACTGGATCGAGTTGAGACGCAAGGACGGGACCGCGCAGGAGTTTTATGATCACTGGGTGTTGGGCAAGACAGCCGAAGCGTCAACGCCACGCTGGTCAGTCATCCGCGACTACCTGCACTGGATCGAATGA
- a CDS encoding Gfo/Idh/MocA family protein, whose product MPHSTRRSFLKQSAIGGLFMGISAKSYRDTFAAESPSERVRVGMIGVGNQGGPRNNMKYLLGNIEAFCDLDANYLSEAAAFLKKETGRDAVMTDDYRRLLDSKDIDAVVVTVPDQWHALMTIEACQAGKDVYCEKPLTLMIGEGRPMIDAARKHGRVVQTGTMQRSGLEFKLAVQLVQNGLIGKVREVNVTLPGPNWIARAGMPVPDSAPPEGFDFDRWLGPAPQRAYNKNRVHYLFRFFWDYSGGQQTNFGAHHLDIAQWGLGMDDSGPISVEGTAVYQPDGWYETPDSTDIRYTYESGVVLNCRQTPGAPSKSQGTQFVGDKGSLFVYRGGLIADPPELLKEVEIPKIVNSAANFAHFNDFLDCVKTRNKPAADISIGHRSATVCHLGNIAVRTGKKLQWDPASETVVGDPEAAKWLTKEYRAPYQLANG is encoded by the coding sequence ATGCCACATTCGACACGTCGATCGTTCTTGAAACAGTCTGCCATCGGCGGACTTTTCATGGGGATTTCGGCCAAGAGTTATCGCGACACCTTTGCGGCGGAATCACCCAGTGAGAGAGTTCGGGTCGGCATGATCGGCGTGGGCAATCAGGGCGGGCCGAGAAACAACATGAAGTACCTGCTGGGAAACATCGAGGCGTTCTGCGACCTGGACGCAAACTATCTGTCCGAAGCGGCAGCTTTTTTAAAAAAGGAAACGGGGCGCGACGCCGTCATGACGGACGATTATCGACGCCTGCTGGATTCCAAGGACATCGATGCGGTCGTCGTTACGGTTCCCGATCAATGGCACGCACTGATGACAATCGAAGCCTGCCAGGCGGGCAAGGATGTTTATTGCGAAAAACCGCTCACGCTGATGATCGGCGAGGGCCGCCCGATGATCGATGCCGCTCGAAAACACGGTCGCGTTGTGCAAACCGGTACCATGCAACGCAGCGGCTTGGAATTTAAACTGGCAGTCCAATTGGTTCAAAATGGTTTGATCGGCAAGGTCCGCGAAGTGAACGTGACTTTGCCCGGCCCGAACTGGATCGCCCGTGCCGGGATGCCGGTTCCCGACAGTGCCCCGCCGGAGGGTTTTGATTTTGATCGTTGGCTCGGCCCCGCTCCCCAGCGAGCGTACAACAAGAATCGTGTTCACTACTTGTTCCGATTCTTTTGGGATTACAGTGGAGGGCAACAAACCAACTTCGGCGCCCACCACCTCGACATCGCTCAATGGGGATTGGGCATGGATGACAGCGGGCCGATCAGCGTCGAGGGCACTGCGGTCTATCAGCCCGACGGCTGGTACGAAACGCCCGACTCGACCGACATCCGATACACGTACGAGAGCGGCGTGGTGCTGAACTGTCGACAGACACCGGGTGCACCGAGCAAATCACAGGGGACGCAGTTTGTCGGCGACAAAGGCAGCTTGTTCGTTTATCGCGGCGGCTTGATCGCCGATCCGCCGGAGTTGCTCAAAGAAGTCGAGATCCCCAAGATCGTCAACTCCGCCGCGAACTTTGCCCATTTCAACGACTTTCTGGACTGCGTCAAAACGCGAAACAAGCCAGCGGCGGACATCAGCATCGGTCACCGCTCGGCCACGGTTTGCCACTTGGGTAACATTGCCGTCCGAACGGGCAAGAAGCTCCAGTGGGACCCCGCAAGTGAAACGGTGGTGGGCGATCCAGAGGCGGCAAAATGGCTGACAAAGGAATACCGAGCCCCTTATCAACTCGCTAACGGATAA
- a CDS encoding reverse transcriptase domain-containing protein, producing the protein MSYKEAVDSLGSPPASCRWKQGRSLAISSRVRPVATGTRPVGRWGSIGLRCRSQSILFTTGTRPVGVWSNRTNGNSYADDFVIFTKTEAVAQRVYGSIERFLTERLKLSVNHDKSSIRKTDGLEYVGYEFRGFGGQTRVSEKKLLAFKKPGCGNGCRWACPVVSLVALR; encoded by the coding sequence ATGAGCTACAAAGAAGCAGTCGATTCGCTTGGCTCCCCTCCGGCCTCGTGCCGGTGGAAGCAAGGACGATCACTGGCCATCTCAAGTCGCGTTCGTCCCGTTGCCACCGGCACGAGGCCGGTGGGGAGATGGGGTTCGATTGGCCTGCGGTGTCGTAGCCAGTCAATCTTATTCACCACCGGCACGAGGCCGGTTGGAGTCTGGTCAAATCGAACGAATGGTAACAGCTATGCAGACGACTTTGTGATTTTCACAAAGACCGAAGCGGTGGCGCAGCGCGTGTACGGGAGCATCGAACGCTTCTTGACCGAGCGTCTGAAATTGTCCGTCAATCACGACAAGAGCAGCATCCGCAAGACGGATGGGCTTGAGTACGTGGGCTACGAGTTTCGTGGTTTTGGCGGCCAAACTCGCGTGAGCGAGAAGAAGCTCTTGGCATTCAAGAAACCCGGCTGCGGAAACGGATGTCGTTGGGCGTGTCCTGTCGTGTCGCTCGTGGCTTTGCGATGA